A single genomic interval of Noviherbaspirillum cavernae harbors:
- a CDS encoding response regulator transcription factor gives MDDEVSVRKALLRLVRAAGRDARMFATAREFLDTLPYCSYDCVVLDLHMPGMSGFDVLRDPAFVGVHIPTVIISADDDSDIREECIDAGVSDFLCKPFGDQELLDAIDTAMRKTFPL, from the coding sequence GTGGACGACGAGGTTTCTGTGCGCAAGGCGCTGCTGCGGCTGGTTCGCGCCGCGGGCCGCGATGCACGGATGTTCGCCACTGCGCGGGAGTTCCTGGACACCTTGCCGTACTGCAGTTACGACTGCGTCGTTCTCGACCTGCACATGCCGGGCATGAGCGGATTCGACGTGCTGCGCGACCCGGCTTTCGTTGGCGTGCATATTCCTACCGTGATCATTTCCGCCGATGACGATTCGGATATTCGCGAGGAGTGCATCGATGCCGGTGTCTCCGACTTTCTTTGCAAACCGTTTGGCGACCAAGAGTTGCTCGATGCGATAGACACCGCAATGAGGAAGACTTTTCCGCTCTGA
- a CDS encoding response regulator transcription factor, which produces MNNAPTVFIVDDDPAILKALERLLRAEGYETRDFQSAEEFLAGHDPSIPGCIVLDMIMPNVSGLALQQALRASGCDRFIVFMTGLSDIAASVRAMKDGAVDFLSKPFSDNMFLAAVRDAIAKDCIAREIFAERKSIRDRIAMLTPREYEVLQHIISGQLNKQIAADLGTVEKTIKVHRARVMEKMQVASLAELVCVTMRIGLPHSGTRTHHAGIDTTDSAMASVKFDSGIPGTYPSLARRFGDRMHLRGDAK; this is translated from the coding sequence ATGAACAATGCGCCGACCGTCTTCATCGTTGATGACGATCCCGCCATACTCAAGGCGTTGGAGCGGCTTCTGCGTGCGGAAGGCTACGAAACGCGTGACTTCCAGTCTGCCGAAGAGTTTCTCGCGGGACACGATCCTTCCATCCCCGGCTGCATTGTTCTCGACATGATCATGCCGAATGTAAGCGGCCTCGCATTGCAGCAGGCATTGCGCGCATCGGGCTGCGATCGCTTCATCGTCTTCATGACCGGACTAAGCGATATCGCGGCCAGCGTACGGGCAATGAAAGATGGTGCAGTGGATTTTCTCAGCAAACCTTTTTCCGACAACATGTTTCTGGCGGCCGTCCGCGATGCGATCGCAAAGGATTGCATCGCACGGGAAATTTTCGCGGAACGGAAATCCATCCGGGATCGCATCGCAATGCTGACGCCGCGCGAGTATGAAGTATTGCAGCACATCATCTCCGGCCAGCTCAACAAGCAGATTGCCGCCGATCTCGGCACCGTGGAGAAAACCATCAAGGTGCACCGTGCGCGCGTCATGGAAAAAATGCAGGTGGCGTCCCTGGCCGAACTCGTTTGCGTGACCATGCGCATCGGATTGCCACATTCGGGCACCCGTACTCACCACGCCGGGATAGATACCACCGATTCTGCGATGGCATCCGTCAAGTTCGATTCCGGCATTCCTGGCACATATCCTTCCCTTGCACGGCGATTCGGCGACCGCATGCACCTTCGCGGCGATGCGAAATAG